AATTATTTAGCATTTCGAGTTAATTAGATTTTGATATAACGAACATTACTTCTTCTGCAAGAAAATTGGAAAATAATTTATATATATAATTCTCTTTTAATGCAGCTCTAGTCGTGTAAATCTCATCAAGAATTGTTATATTCCTTTTTCTGCTGTATTCTTTAAAATCTTCTATTGTTAATAAGTGAATGTTTGGAGTGTTGTACCATTCAAATGGCAAAATGCTGGATTTTGGCATTCTTCCTCGGAAGAATAATTGAAATCTTACTCTCCAATAAGCAAAGTTTGGAAAGCTGATTACTACTTTTTCCCCAATTCTTAGCATTTCTTGTATTACATAATCAGGTTTATGAGTCATTTGAAGAGTTTGATTTAAAATAACATAGTCAAAAGATTTATCTTCAAATTCTTTCAATCCTTCATCGATATCTCCCTGAAAAACAGAGAGGCCTTTTTCGATGCAGCTAACAACATTTTCCTCATCAATCTCTATACCTCTGCCGTTAACATTCTTGTCTTTTAAAAAATTTAGAAGTTCTCCAGCGCCACAGCCAAGATCTAACACTTTTGACCCGGATTCTATAAAATCAGAGATTATTTCATAGTTTAAATGAAGTCCTTTTGATGTTTTATAATGATCCAGCATAATTTATTTACCTTTTTATTTTTATGAAATTGTATATTATTCTATTTTGAGATTACCACTAAAACTTAAATTTTGTGTAGTAGTAAAAATTAAAGAGATTGTC
Above is a genomic segment from Candidatus Melainabacteria bacterium RIFOXYA2_FULL_32_9 containing:
- a CDS encoding methionine biosynthesis protein MetW, which codes for MLDHYKTSKGLHLNYEIISDFIESGSKVLDLGCGAGELLNFLKDKNVNGRGIEIDEENVVSCIEKGLSVFQGDIDEGLKEFEDKSFDYVILNQTLQMTHKPDYVIQEMLRIGEKVVISFPNFAYWRVRFQLFFRGRMPKSSILPFEWYNTPNIHLLTIEDFKEYSRKRNITILDEIYTTRAALKENYIYKLFSNFLAEEVMFVISKSN